The proteins below are encoded in one region of Apium graveolens cultivar Ventura chromosome 4, ASM990537v1, whole genome shotgun sequence:
- the LOC141717221 gene encoding uncharacterized protein LOC141717221: MAESSSQDIAAKIAVRSLGRAATNINGRHGVGGPDEVTQMTHQRRIREANPPEPPSPQILTYGANAEKKRRDAESSSVIAFRPEWRIYDRDSISSSFALAAEWSKNGIPAADLVDIVHMNDMVDETELKGAHASFLFNAHFQSAIYQAKDFRERYNATKKENDRLEKEKKVLEVRTVAAEKEASELKLENQKLVISRSTAIDDYMGSDALMDFIDDHDDRIFPGIFTKGLDLNSVVAQHPGLFDPFVDFRSPYLVSVAITSGVHQEGFVGENKVIQREEPQVDDQRDEE, translated from the exons ATGGCTGAAAGTTCGTCACAGGACATTGCTGCAAAGATCGCTGTTAGATCTCTTGGGAGAG CTGCCACGAATATTAATGGGAGGCACGGGGTTGGGGGTCCCGATGAGGTCACTCAAATGACTCATCAAAGGAGAATCAGAGAAGCTAACCCTCCTGAACCTCCATCACCACAGATTCTCACTTATGGTGCTAATGCGGAGAAGAAGAGGCGAGATGCCGAGAGCTCTTCTGTCATTGCTTTCAGGCCCGAATGGCGCATCTATGACCGTGACTCAATTTCTTCGAGTTTCGCCTTAGCGGCCGAATGGTCGAAGAACGGAATCCCTGCTGCCGATTTAGTGGACATCGTTCATATGAATGATATGGTTGATGAGACTGAGCTAAAGGGCGCTCATGCATCATTCTTG TTTAATGCTCACTTTCAGTCAGCCATTTATCAAGCTAAAGATTTTCGGGAAAGGTATAACGCAACTAAGAAAGAAAATGATCGTCTCGAGAAGGAAAAGAAAGTGCTCGAAGTTCGTACAGTCGCTGCTGAGAAGGAGGCTTCCGAACTTAAACTTGAAAATCAGAAACTCGTGATAAGCCGATCCACTGCCATTGATGACTATATGGGGTCAGATGCTCTCATGGACTTTATTGACGACCATGATGACCGGATCTTTCCCGGGATATTCACTAAGGGTTTGGACCTTAATTCTGTGGTAGCTCAGCACCCGGGATTGTTTGATCCTTTTGTGGACTTTAGAAGTCCCTACTTGGTTTCAGTTGCTATTACCTCCGGGGTTCATCAGGAGGGCTTTGTTGGAGAGAACAAGGTGATTCAGAGGGAGGAGCCTCAAGTGGATGATCAGCGCGATGAGGAGTAG
- the LOC141719837 gene encoding F-box protein CPR1-like codes for SRNPFDTPTEDRNIVFGSCNGLICLLKHPSIVFWNPSTRKHYDLPVTEYELAVKPCNQVQYVCYGFGYDDVNDDYKLLHISQFYNEVRNKVKIYSLKSDSWRRLDDCRLRFAAHERAPSCHGVFVDCSVHWLVSDKDGLGIVYIFGFHLGTEKFHGVPHPRFPDKNCLVNVGKLGGKLCLHCIYDMSHIDIWAMNTYGVKESWTKQFSVAIIVDISRFEFPTPVTYSKDGKQVLWQVLLGGKLFCYDLQQRTFEDACIRNIPEICMAFLSVESLVKLPHAANTGLIKNKRNSRRGMICWQRNSNWCFSQLNKKLVCNCGNLMGLMANL; via the exons TCACGCAATCCGTTCGATACTCCAACTGAAGATAGGAACATTGTTTTCGGTTCTTGCAACggtttgatttgtttgttgaaaCACCCGAGTATAGTTTTCTGGAATCCATCCACCCGAAAACACTATGACCTACCCGTTACGGAGTATGAACTTGCGGTTAAGCCTTGTAATCAGGTACAATATGTCTGCTATGGTTTTGGGTATGATGATGTTAATGATGATTATAAGCTGTTACACATTTCTCAGTTTTATAATGAGGTTAGAAATAAGGTTAAGATTTATAGTCTTAAATCTGATTCGTGGCGGAGGCTTGATGATTGTCGTTTACGTTTTGCTGCTCATGAGCGTGCACCTTCCTGCCATGGTGTTTTTGTTGATTGTTCCGTGCATTGGTTAGTGAGTGATAAAGATGGTTTAGGGATTGTTTATATTTTTGGGTTTCATCTTGGAACTGAGAAATTTCATGGGGTCCCGCACCCTCGGTTTCCTGATAAGAATTGTTTGGTCAATGTGGGTAAACTAGGAGGGAAACTTTGTTTGCATTGCATATATGACATGTCTCACATTGATATTTGGGCGATGAATACCTACGGTGTAAAGGAATCATGGACCAAGCAATTTTCTGTTGCAATAATCGTtgatataagtagatttgagtTTCCTACACCTGTTACATATTCAAAAGATGGCAAACAAGTGCTTTGGCAAGTACTCCTTGGTGGGAAGCTCTTTTGCTACGACCTTCAACAAAGAACTTTTGAGGATGCATGTATTCGTAATATTCCTGAGATTTGCATGGCATTTCTATCCGTTGAATCCCTGGTCAAGCTTCCTCATGCTGCTAATACAGGTCTAATAAAAAACAAAAGAAACAGCAGGAGAG GGATGATTTGCTGGCAAAGGAATTCAAACTGGTGCTTTAGTCAACTGAATAAGAAGTTAGTATGCAATTGTGGGAACTTGATGG GTTTGATGGCAAATTTGTAA
- the LOC141721209 gene encoding uncharacterized protein LOC141721209 — MDIDPRQYQNTTINDDDIHNIVLSYLVHNCYKDTVESFIATAGMKKPADPVEDIEKRKRVYMLALEEDALKAIELTEQLAPGLLDKSKDLHFDLLTLHFVELVCSRRCTEAVEFAKTNLTPFGDVQKYVEKLEDFMALLAYEEPEKSPMFHLLSFEYRQHVADCLNRAILAHADLPSYPAVERLIQQTVVVRQYLDQEQDKEGLPQFSLKDFLKS, encoded by the exons ATGGACATCGATCCGCGTCAATACCAAAACACT ACTATCAATGATGATGACATCCACAACATTGTTCTTTCATATCTTGTGCATAACTGCTATAAAGACACCGTAGAATCATTTATTGCTACTGCCGGAATGAAGAAGCCTGCTGATCCTGTTGAGGATATTGAAAAAAGAAAGC GAGTTTATATGTTGGCACTAGAGGAGGATGCACTAAAAGCCATTGAACTGACTGAACAGCTTGCTCCTGGATTGCTGGATAAAAGTAAGGACTTGCATTTTGATCTTCTGACCCTTCATTTTGTCGAGCTTGTCTGCTCCAGAAGATG CACAGAAGCTGTTGAATTCGCTAAAACAAACTTAACTCCTTTTGGTGATGTGCAGAAGTATGTAGAAAAGCTTGAA GATTTCATGGCGCTGCTAGCTTACGAAGAACCAGAAAAATCACCTATGTTTCATTTACTTAGTTTTGAGTATCGGCAACATGTTGCGGACTGCCTGAACAGAGCGATACTTG CACATGCCGACCTACCCAGCTATCCAGCAGTGGAACGGCTAATACAACAGACAGTAGTTGTCAGACAGTACTTAGATCAAGAGCAGGACAAG GAAGGTCTTCCACAGTTCTCTTTGAAGGATTTTTTGAAGAGCTAG